One window of Hylemonella gracilis genomic DNA carries:
- a CDS encoding DedA family protein, whose translation MEIITFLTDFILHVDQHLQAFVEVYGIWVYALLFLIVFVETGVVVMPFLPGDSLLFVVGALAGAGLMSYPVAVAVLLAAAILGDQCNYSIGRLVGPRVFQWENSRFFNRQAFERAHAFYEKYGGITIVLARFMPFLRTFVPFVAGVAEMSRVKFTLYNIVGAAIWVLGICTAGYFLGSLPWVKQNLEFIIWAMILLPGLIVLVGAWRARQRAVAS comes from the coding sequence ATGGAAATCATCACCTTCTTGACTGACTTCATCCTCCACGTCGATCAGCATCTTCAGGCATTCGTTGAGGTTTACGGCATCTGGGTCTATGCCCTGCTGTTCCTGATCGTCTTTGTCGAAACGGGCGTGGTCGTCATGCCCTTCCTGCCGGGGGATTCCCTGCTGTTCGTCGTGGGGGCGCTGGCCGGGGCCGGCCTGATGAGCTACCCGGTGGCCGTCGCCGTGCTGCTGGCGGCGGCGATTCTGGGTGACCAGTGCAACTACTCCATCGGTCGTCTGGTGGGGCCACGGGTCTTCCAATGGGAGAACTCGCGCTTCTTCAACCGGCAGGCGTTTGAGCGCGCGCATGCTTTTTACGAAAAGTACGGCGGCATCACCATCGTGCTGGCGCGTTTCATGCCTTTTCTGCGTACCTTCGTGCCCTTCGTCGCCGGCGTGGCCGAGATGAGCCGCGTGAAGTTCACCCTCTACAACATCGTGGGCGCGGCGATCTGGGTGTTGGGCATCTGCACGGCCGGGTATTTCCTGGGCAGTCTGCCCTGGGTGAAGCAGAACCTGGAGTTCATCATCTGGGCCATGATCTTGCTGCCAGGGTTGATCGTGCTGGTCGGCGCCTGGCGCGCTCGCCAGCGTGCCGTGGCGTCCTGA